In the genome of Luteitalea pratensis, the window CAGGAGCAACCGTCGCTCGTCGCGCTCGAAGCGCTCGCGTGGTGCCTCCTGCGTGGTGGCATGGCGCCGCGCATTGGCGACGCGCTCCAGCCAATCGGCGCACTGCTGCGCCAAGTCGGCGTCATTGAGGAACGTGCGGCCGTACACGAGATTCTCTCGGACGTAGCGCACCGGACGCTCCACCTTGCCCTTGGTCTGGGCGCGATAGGGCCGACACGCGCGCGGCGTGAAGCCCCAATGGTGCGCAAAGCGGAGGAACTCGAGATTGCGCACCAGGGCCCCACCCTGGAGACGCAAGTCGCGCGTGATCACCGTTTTCATCTGATCAAACAGGAGCTCCTGCGGCACGCCGCCCATCGCCAGAAACGCGTCCTCGAGTCCAGTGACCAACGTGTGCATGTCTTGGCGCGCACCGAAGCGACACCACAGCAGCCGCGAGTAGCCGAGGACCACCAGCAAGGCGTAGCGCTTGCCCCACGGGAACTGGAACTCCGCGAAGTCCACCTGCGCTTGGCGACCGGCCGGTGTCTCGAAGCGCACCACCGGCGCTGGCGGCGGGACGGGCCGCAGCTGCCGCACCAGCGCGGTGAGCTGGGAATACCCGCCGGTGTACCCGGCGGCGCGGATCTCCTCGGGCAGTCGCACGGCCGACAGCGCGGGATACGCCGCGAGGCGGACCTCGATGATCGATCGGTACCGATCCAGCTTGGTCCGGATTGGCCGGCGCGGACCGTACGGCACCGGGGTGTCGTCCAGCTCACGATCGAGATCGCCGTCACGAATCCAGCGGTGGATCGTGTCGCGACTGACGCCCAGCTCGCGCGCCAGGGCGCTCTTGCTCTTGCCGTGCTCGAGATAATGCCGGAGCAGCATCCGGGTCTCCCGTCCGAACATCGCGCCTCCGCTGGTGGGAGACGCATGGTGAAGGAATCACCGGCCGGGAGCCACGCTCGCAGCCGGCAGCCAGGTCGCGCTGCCGACTGTCAGATTTTCACCCGCCACAACTGTCAGATTTACCACCGGCGCCAACACCCCCAGAAGTACTCCCGCCGAGCACGTGTAGGAGGTCGACGCTAGCAGCTGGCCGCGGCGCCGACGGGCGAGAAAGTGGTGAATTGTTCGGGATTCGTGAGGCAGAGCCAGACGTCCATGGATCACCATGGACGCCTTCGGACAACTCTGGACGAATAGTGGAGGCGGCGGGAGTCGAACCCGTTCTGGCGCTTCACCGTAACTTATTGATGGTGTTGGACTTGTGGCACAACTCTAACGGCGTCAACGGGTTACCTGTTGTCCTCCATTCCACCCTTGTCAACTGGTTTCCACACGATTCGACCTGAGTCGTGCAACAGGCGAGCAACAGGCGAGCAACAGAAATCGCCTGCCGCCAAGGAGAACAAGGGTGATGTACACGTTCAACGATCAACTCACGACGGACCAGAAACTCGCGCTGCTTGATGAATGGATCGCGGGCACCATGAAGGCTGTGGCCGACTCGGCACCGGACGGAGACCATCCGGACGCGGAGAAGCACGGCGAGGCGTGCGAGCGACAGCGGATGCTGGGCCAATGGGTGAACCTGGTGCAGGTGGAGAGGGAGTTGGCTGCCTCCCAGGCGGATCTCGATGATCCGGATCCCGACGGCGACGCGATGCAGGAGGCATGGTGCCGCCGGACGCGGCTGATGCTCAAGGTCGCGGGCATCGAGGTGCAGCTCCGCGCCGAGAGGCGGAAGCAGTCGCCCGATGCCGACCGCATCGCTCGCCTCCGTGCCCGGAGCAAGGGGCTTTACAGGAAGCTGTCCACCGCCCATGAGCAGGCCCAGGGCTTCGCCCTCGCCGAAACGGCCCGCGCGTTCGCCGGGTTGGAATGCGAGGGAGAGGGCTGCACCGAGGCGCAGCCTTGCGCCCCGTGCGCGTGCAGGCAGGCATTGGTGGCGGCAAGGGAGTAGGCCGATCGATCGAAGGGGGGATACGGGGGGGATTGGCACCCCCTCCGCGCCCCTCCTCGGGCGCTTCCACAACTAGGTGCGAAGGGAGGCCGCGGTGATTGCGACTTTCCTCCGATGCCCCCCTAGCTTAGCTAGGCGTCGCCCCTTGTGCAGCGCGTGCCCGCCAACGCACGCAGGCCCCCCGCACCATCTACTCATAGGCAATCCAATGCGAGCAGCCCTCTACGCCCGTGTGTCCACCCTCGATCAAGAACCCGAGAACCAGCTCCTCGAGTTGCGTGCCTACGCCGCCCTTCGCGGATGGCAGGTGCGCGAGTACGTTGACCATGGCGTCAGCGGCGCTCGTGAGTCCCGCCCCGCGCTCGACGCCCTCGTGCGCGATGCGAAGCGCAGGAGGTTCGATGTCCTTGTCGTCTGGCGGCTCGACCGGCTAGGCCGCAACCTCCGCCACCTGGTCCTGCTGCTCGACGAACTGCAAGCGACTGGCGTGGACTTCGTCACGCTGGGGGAGGGCATCGACACCTCGACGCCAGCGGGCAGACTGCAACTCCATATCCTATCGGCGATGGCTGAGTTCGAGCGGGCGCGGATTCCCGTGTTGACAGATGTGTCCGTCACGCAGACGATTGCGCCCAAAAACATCAGAGGCGGCAGAGTAGGGCCGCGTAGGCATCGCAGATGGAAACCAAGGCCATCACCCTCTCGGCATCCGAGGTCGCACAGCTACGGCGTGCCGCCCTGATGCTGCACCGCCGCGCCGTGGACGTGCAACTGGGCGCGAACGCGGAGGTGGTGGCCAGCCGCCTCGCCGAAGTCGCAGATACGGTCCGCTACCTCCTCGACCGCGGCGAAGAGCGTGGGAAGGTGCATTGACGTGAGGACCATGTCGGACAAGCCGCTCCCCGGCGACTGGCTGATAGAGGAAGTACCGGCCACCCGTGAGCCAGACAAACCACGCACACTCCTGTTCCGATTGTGGCTGATGGGGCGAGAGGCCACCATCGACGACGAACATGCCTTCGCATCGCGCCAGGACGCGGAGTGGGCGGTGATTCAGCGGGCGCAACGCGATCATGCCGACGCGTGGCGAGTCCATTCAGATGAAGCCACGCTCCTGGAACGGTTCCGCACCCCCTTTGAAGACGACGATCCATCGAGGAGCACCATGGCTAAGAAGAGCGTGAAGAAGGCGACCAAGAAGACTGCGAAGCGATCCACCACCAAGCGTGAGTTGATCGACACCGGCGTGGACAAGCGGTACGCGAAGCGAGCCGCCGATGGCACCTGGACCGACATGGACGGTGTGGGGCGCTCCCTGCGTGCCGATCGCGCACGCACCGCGAAGACTGCGGTGAAGCCAGGCCATGGCGACCAGGGCGATCGAAAACGCGCCACGAAGAAGGCTGCGAAGAAGAGGTAAGGAGGTGGGCAGAATGACACCGCCCGACGACAGCAAGATGGACGCGGAGCGTAAAGCCGTCGCCCTGTTTCTCAACCGTATCCGTTCGCTCGCCGGGTACAAGGATGCCATCCAGTGCGCGGAGGAGCGCCCGCCGAAAGGCCAGCCGGGCCGCGCGATCCGCAGTCGGTTCGATGGCTTCCTGCACTCGTTCGTCATTCCCGAGGGCGCGGGCCTCGATGAAGCGATCGAGTACGCCCGCTTGTTCGAGTGCTTCGTGCGGGAAGGCGCGGTCAGGAAGGACACGGTGGCGTTCCTGCGGGGGCGGATTCAGCGGAGTATGGCGGCCCTGGAACAGCGCGGTGGTAGTCAGGGCTAGGTGCGTAGTCGGAAGTAGGTTTGCGACTGTCGCGCTCGGATGGCGGCGACGATGGCGGGCACGCGACACCGAGGTACTGGCATCGCGCCCGTCCACGCCGTCCGTTCAGTCCACCCCAATTCACCCTGTTCCCCCAATGACCTTGCTTTCTCACCTGGGAGTGAGGAGACCGGACGGACTGGACGTTCTGGACGGCCGTGGTAGTCAGCCTCCATTGCGATTCTTCCGCCTCAGTCCACTCGTTGACTGCCAGCCTCGACCCACCAGAGGCCATCGGCTTGCCTGTCCAGCCGTTCAGGAAGCGCCTGGAGTGGGGCTGCATCACAGCACCCGAGTCCTCCTGCTGCCGTAGGCGCTCTCACGTTCGCGCACGTACTCGCTGACGCCTAGCACGGTTCCTGGCCACTCTTCGTCCAGCAACTCGCGCCCCTAACAATGGTAAGTCGTGCTGCCCCCATGTCCGAGCGTGTTGGGTATTGGCGCCTCGCGGCTCGAACAGATGAGCTTATGATGCGTCACGGCGCAGGCTGGGAGAACCAGTCGCAGGCCGGACAACTCTGGGACGGCGATTCCCTTCGGCTCGACTGGTACGACGGACTGGTAGAGCCCAAACAGGGTTGCCCTCCAGAGAATCTGGAAGTTGGGCCTCGGTGGACGGGTCAAAACCGGCCATTTCATCGACAGGCAAAACCGGCCATTGCTGGCGGGTGTCGAGACGACCTGAGTTCTACTGCGGCAGCGCCTCCGGACGCAAGTCGGTGTGCACCTTGGTCCGCCAGCTGCGGGGCCCGCACTTGAGCACATGGGCATGGTGCAGAAGCCGATCGAGCAGCGCGGTGACGGCCGCCGTGTCGCCCACCACGATGGGCTACACCCACGTCACGCCCGGGGCGCTGCACGACACGATCAACCTGCTCAACCCTCCCCCAGCCGCATAAGGCGGGGCCGTGCAACAGGCGTGCAACAGCCTCGGCTTGACGGCCGTAAACTGTTGCAATACAATGGGTTTGGGTGGTGGAGGCGGCGGGAGTCGAACCCGCGTCCGAGGGCGCATCGCCGCAGGACTCTACGTGCGTGTCCGCTCTTGAAATCTCACTGTCAGGCTCGAAGAGCGACGAGAAAAACCTGACAGCCAGTCCCGGTATGTCTCGCCCCCACACGCCGAGACGCCACGTGGGGGCCAGCCCTCTGAATGGCGCGTCATCCCCGGTCGAGGGCGCTCTGGGGTGACGCGTCGCCGTTATTTAAGCGGCGAGTGCAAGCTGCGGTTCCGCAGTTACATTTGGTTTCCAAAGGATTTACGAGGGATTTGGAGTCCTCGGCACGCATCCCACGGTTCCACACCTCCGTCGAAGCCGTGACGCCCCCCTTGGAGATGCCGCCGCGGGCCGTGACCCGCGACTGCCCGTCCTCACCCCACCGCCCTGCCATGGCTTTCCTTGCCATTTCAAGTCTGACGACGTGACGACGATAGTGACAGTGTACGCGGGGGAGGGACTCCCTCGCAAGCGGGATGTCGAGCAATTTCCGGCAGTTTCCACGCCTTGACCGGGTGGCATGGGCCTCGCATCATCCCGCATGGCCGGCCACTTTGTGTGGGATCAGACGCCCGCCCCCAGGACGAACATGTCGCTCGAGACCCGTATCACCGAGGCCGCAACCGAGGCGGTCTTCCGCCTGCACGACGACCTCCGCGCCCGGCTCACCGCGCTGTCCGACGAGCTCCGCGCCGCCGCGGCCGCCGCCGGTCACGAGGCCGAGATTGCTCACGCAGAGGCGACCACCGTCCTGCAGGATGAGATCGCCCGGCTCCGCGCCGAGGTGGCCGACCGCGACCGTCAGCTGGCCGACCTCGACCAGCAGGCGAACACGGCCCGGGACACGCACGCCGTCACGCTCGCCCGCTTCCGCCAGCACGCCGACGCCACGCTCGCGGATGCCGAGAAGGCCCTGGTCGAGGCCGTGCGGCAGGCGCAGCTTCACGAGGCACAGAGCAAGGCCGCGGACCGGCTCGAACCCCCACAGGTCGCGAGCCACGACGGATCCGCTCGCGTCCAGGCTCTCGCCCTTGCCGTCACTGGCATGGACGACGCCACGACGCTGAGCGAAGTGCTGGATGCCCTCAGCGACGGGCTCAAGGCGCAGGCGCCGCGCAGCGCCGTGCTGGTGTTCCAGGACGACCGCGCGCGCATCTGGCGCCGCAGCGGCTTCCCGCAGGAGACGCCAGGTATTGGCGCCGAACTCCACCTGCCCGACCACGCGGACCTGATGGCGATCCTCGACAGCGCCGCCCCGGCCATCGTCGAAGGCTCCGATGAGCAGGGCGCCGTGCTTGGCCTGGCGCCGCTTCCCGTGGGCCAGCAGGGTCTCGCCGTCCCCGTCGCGATCGGTGGCCAAGCGGCCGCGCTCGTCTACGCCGACGGTGCCAGCACCGGCAAGCCGGCACTGGCTCCCGGCTGGACCGACGCCGTGGAGGTGCTCGCACGTCATGCAGCCCGATGCCTCGAAACCCTCACGGCGATGCGGGCAGCAGGCTATGCGCGGACCCAGCGTCCTGCCGTTGTCGTCCCCATGCCGCCGCATCTGCGGATCGTGCAGCGCCCGACGCTCGAGACCTCCATGGGCGACGCGATCGAGCAGGCTCGTCGCGTGGCTCGGCTGCTCGTCTCGGAGATTCGTCTGAACAGGGAAGCCGACGTGATGGAGGGACGCGCCCAGGGCGATCTCGGCACGCGACTCGGTGAGGACATCGAACGCGCACGTCGTCAGTACGTCCAGCGGGTTCCGGAAGCGCTTCCCGGACGCGAGACCTTGTTCGACGAGGAAGTAGTGCGTACGCTGGCCAACGGCGACGCGACGTTGTTGCGCACAGGTTCTTAACGCTTAACGCTTAACGCTTAACGCCTAACGCTTAACGCCTAACGCGGAACGGTCGGCTGGCGGCCAGTCGCTGGATGCTGGCCTTGCGCTCTCGTACCCTGTAGCCTGTAGTCAGTCGAATTCGCCCGACCCCTATCGCTCACGACCCGCCTCATGCCAAGCCCCTCGTCACCTGCGTCGCGTCATCCCCACTGGCGAGGCGTGTGGCTCGTCACGGCCGGGATTGCGGCATGCGTTGCCGCGGGACTGGTGACCGGCAGGTGGTGGCCTCGCGTGTCGTACTCGTCGCGTGCGGCCGCGCAACTGGCGCCCACGGCCCATCCGCCCCTCCCTTCGCGCATCGAGGATGCCTGGCTGGTCCCGTCGGACAAGGAGCGTCAGCGGATCGCAGCACGCCCCGGCGTGAAGACGCTGCGCGCTGCTGCCACTGCCATCCGTTCGGGTCGGTTCGACGAAGGTGCTGCCGCACTTGACGGCACGCGCCTCGATGGCACACCGCTCGAACCCTACGTCGAGTACTACCGCGCCCTCGTGGATCTCCGGCTTCGGCGTCCCGCACCGGCGCGGACGCGTTTGTCCGCGTTGCGTCGCTCGCTGAGTGCCGGTCGGCTGCGGCAACTGGCGTTGTCGGCCGAGGCGGAAGCCGCCCTGAGCCTCGATGACGCCGCTGGAGCGGCAGCGCTGCTCGAAGAGCTGTATCCCTTGCTGACGAAGAATCGCGACGTCGTCCTCGACCAGTGGGCGACCGCGGCGCGGGCGGCCGGACGCCCGCAGGACGCTACGCGTCTCTGGCTGCGGCTGTACTACGAATTTCCGACCAGCGATCTCGCCC includes:
- the istA gene encoding IS21 family transposase, with translation MLLRHYLEHGKSKSALARELGVSRDTIHRWIRDGDLDRELDDTPVPYGPRRPIRTKLDRYRSIIEVRLAAYPALSAVRLPEEIRAAGYTGGYSQLTALVRQLRPVPPPAPVVRFETPAGRQAQVDFAEFQFPWGKRYALLVVLGYSRLLWCRFGARQDMHTLVTGLEDAFLAMGGVPQELLFDQMKTVITRDLRLQGGALVRNLEFLRFAHHWGFTPRACRPYRAQTKGKVERPVRYVRENLVYGRTFLNDADLAQQCADWLERVANARRHATTQEAPRERFERDERRLLLPLPARRYTSLVLDAPAVTSAAVRRVPPVVPVEKRPLAAYAQLTGGLA
- a CDS encoding recombinase family protein — its product is MRAALYARVSTLDQEPENQLLELRAYAALRGWQVREYVDHGVSGARESRPALDALVRDAKRRRFDVLVVWRLDRLGRNLRHLVLLLDELQATGVDFVTLGEGIDTSTPAGRLQLHILSAMAEFERARIPVLTDVSVTQTIAPKNIRGGRVGPRRHRRWKPRPSPSRHPRSHSYGVPP